Below is a window of Lacibacter sp. H407 DNA.
GTTGGAAAGCCTGTACAAAACTTAAGTTTCGAGTATTATTTAGAGGCTTGTGCCTTCTTTTTGGCTACAAAATAGAGTATAATGCCTAAAACGATCAAACCTAACGAGATCAATTCGGCCTGTGTTGGCTGAAATGGCAAGCCTTCATACTTTGTATTCACCCGAATTTTTTCAATGAAAAAGCGTTCAAATCCATTCAATACAAGGTAGAGACAAAACAGTCCGCCAGCTAATTTGATCTTTGGACGGGCCAAAAGTAAAATACCAAACAGCAATAAACAGGCTACAATTTCATAGAAAGGTGTAGGAAAAACAGGCAAGGGCAAATAATTACAGTGCTCCGTACCCTCGCAACCCGGTAACCGCACACCCATACTGTTTACGTTTTGCGGATAAGTATAAGCTACCATCCACGTAGGCAGAAAAGAGGGGGCTTTGAATGTGGCATAAGGAACTTCTTCAAACTTCAGATCAGCCCTAAACTCCTGCCTGATATAAGCTGCATTGTTTTCCACTGCTTTTTGAAACTCGCCCGGATTCGCTAAACGAACCGCAGCTGTTGAATCTGTAACATAAGCTGCGTTTGGAACACCCCAATCACCATCGCCGGCTACCTGGCAACCGATCCGTCCAAGTGCATAGGCCAACATTAACGTAGGACCCATTGTATCAGCTAAATGGCGGATAGAGATGCCTTTCCGCTTTGCGTAAATGATAATGGCAATGGCAGCACAGATCAAACCTCCATAAAAAGTAAGTCCACTGAACGAAACCAGAGAGCCTATTGGATCTGCAACAAAATCATCCCAGTTTTCGAAGTTGTGAAAAAGTTTTGCACCTGCAAAACCAAATATGGCTGCCATTACAGTAATATCACCTACCCTTTCGTGTGGCCACACCCGTACCATTCGAACTTCCGGCTTAGCAGCTTTTTCCTTATTTTTTTCGTACCATTTTAAACCGGCAAAAAACAATGCCAGCACAATACCAGCACCCCAACTTCCCTCTGCAGAAAAGATATATGTCTGCGGATCAACACCATCACCTGCATTCATAAATGCACCTATGATCTTGTAACCCATCAGGAACCCCAACAATGCGTTCAATAATAATTCAGTTGCTGTGGCGGGTTTGCCAAACACACGCTTCTCTTCTTTTGGAAATAAAAAGCCTTGCTTTTCCTTGCGCTGCAAGCCCTTCGTTAATACAATTGCTGAGATAATAAACGACAATGCCACAAAGAATCCAAACGAATTGAGAAACCTGGCCCACTCCCACTCCACTCCAAATACATCTTTAAAAAAATAATACAGATTCGGATACATGCTGAATATTTGAGTTGCAATGATACTTGAAAAAAATTGGATTGATGCTGTTGCGGCTTTTTTTAGGATTATCCCTTACTTGTCATTTTAGTACGAAATATCAGTATTGAAAATAGATCT
It encodes the following:
- a CDS encoding prolipoprotein diacylglyceryl transferase translates to MYPNLYYFFKDVFGVEWEWARFLNSFGFFVALSFIISAIVLTKGLQRKEKQGFLFPKEEKRVFGKPATATELLLNALLGFLMGYKIIGAFMNAGDGVDPQTYIFSAEGSWGAGIVLALFFAGLKWYEKNKEKAAKPEVRMVRVWPHERVGDITVMAAIFGFAGAKLFHNFENWDDFVADPIGSLVSFSGLTFYGGLICAAIAIIIYAKRKGISIRHLADTMGPTLMLAYALGRIGCQVAGDGDWGVPNAAYVTDSTAAVRLANPGEFQKAVENNAAYIRQEFRADLKFEEVPYATFKAPSFLPTWMVAYTYPQNVNSMGVRLPGCEGTEHCNYLPLPVFPTPFYEIVACLLLFGILLLARPKIKLAGGLFCLYLVLNGFERFFIEKIRVNTKYEGLPFQPTQAELISLGLIVLGIILYFVAKKKAQASK